From Bacteroidota bacterium, the proteins below share one genomic window:
- a CDS encoding M42 family metallopeptidase, whose protein sequence is MAKKNNSTLNKNSLEFLKKYLNNASPTGFESEGQKLWLNYIKPYSDDYFVDTYGTAVAVINPKAEYKVVIEAHADEISWFVNYITDEGFIYVRRNGGSDHQIAPSKRVNIHTSKGIVKAVFGWPAIHVRETLKEEAPTLKNIFLDCGCKSAKEVESLGVHVGCVITYEDEFITLNDRYFVGRALDNRIGGFIIAEVARLLKEKKTKLPFGLYITNSVQEEVGLRGAEMIVQRIKPNVAIITDVCHDTQSPMMNKITNGDLSCGKGPVLTYGPAVQNNLLKLIINTADKKKIPFQRQAASRVTGTDTDAFAYSLGGVASALISLPLRYMHTTVEMVHKTDVENVIRLIYESLLVVKKGHDFSYLR, encoded by the coding sequence ATGGCAAAAAAAAACAATTCAACACTGAACAAAAACTCACTAGAGTTTTTAAAAAAATATCTTAACAATGCCTCTCCAACGGGCTTTGAAAGCGAAGGGCAAAAGCTATGGCTCAATTATATAAAACCGTATTCTGACGATTATTTTGTTGATACGTATGGAACAGCTGTGGCCGTTATCAACCCCAAAGCCGAATACAAAGTTGTTATTGAAGCGCATGCCGACGAGATTTCGTGGTTTGTAAATTATATTACAGATGAAGGTTTCATTTATGTTCGCAGGAATGGCGGCTCTGACCATCAGATCGCGCCATCGAAACGCGTGAACATTCATACTTCCAAAGGGATTGTTAAAGCTGTATTCGGCTGGCCGGCCATTCATGTGCGGGAAACCCTGAAAGAGGAAGCACCTACCCTAAAAAATATTTTTCTGGATTGCGGCTGCAAATCGGCTAAAGAAGTTGAAAGCCTTGGAGTACATGTAGGCTGCGTGATCACGTATGAAGATGAATTCATCACTTTGAATGACCGGTACTTTGTAGGGCGCGCATTGGACAATCGCATTGGCGGATTTATAATAGCTGAAGTGGCGCGTCTGCTGAAAGAGAAAAAAACAAAACTTCCGTTTGGATTATATATCACCAACTCGGTACAGGAAGAAGTTGGTTTACGCGGAGCTGAAATGATCGTACAACGGATAAAACCCAATGTTGCCATTATTACCGATGTATGCCACGATACACAAAGCCCGATGATGAATAAGATCACAAACGGAGACCTGAGTTGCGGCAAAGGTCCCGTGTTAACCTACGGCCCTGCTGTGCAAAACAATTTATTAAAACTGATCATCAATACTGCCGACAAAAAAAAGATCCCTTTCCAACGGCAGGCGGCATCACGTGTAACAGGTACAGATACTGATGCATTTGCTTATTCATTAGGAGGTGTTGCCTCAGCGCTGATCTCTTTACCATTGCGTTACATGCATACTACTGTTGAGATGGTTCACAAAACAGATGTAGAAAATGTTATCCGGCTCATCTATGAATCTCTGCTGGTAGTTAAGAAGGGTCATGATTTTAGTTATTTGAGGTAA
- a CDS encoding tyrosine-type recombinase/integrase has protein sequence MTILQLKDNFLEYLQFEKRLSGHTVTSYNTDLDQFIAYLIENYKIETIDGVNHLLIRSWVVSQMEQKISARTINHKITALKTFYKYLLRQGVVTENPMPKIQTPKIAKRLTVFVEKDNMDKLLDNVDFGDDFAGIRNQLMIELFYATGIRLAELVGLKQQNVDMYNCTIKVLGKRNKERVIPFADSLKPRIKKYLAQKAKINNINEEHFFVTEKGNKLYEKLVYRVVNNYLSMVTTIEKRSPHVLRHTFATHMLNNGADLNAIKELLGHSSLAATQVYTHNTVEKLKAVHKQAHPKA, from the coding sequence ATGACCATTCTTCAATTAAAAGATAATTTCCTCGAATACCTCCAATTCGAAAAGCGGCTTTCCGGACATACGGTAACGTCATACAATACTGACCTGGATCAATTTATTGCCTATTTAATTGAAAATTATAAGATCGAAACAATTGATGGGGTTAACCACTTGCTTATCCGCTCGTGGGTGGTGAGCCAGATGGAGCAAAAAATTTCTGCGCGCACAATAAATCATAAAATTACAGCATTAAAAACATTCTATAAGTATCTGCTGCGCCAGGGGGTAGTGACCGAAAATCCAATGCCTAAGATACAAACACCTAAAATAGCCAAACGGTTAACGGTGTTTGTAGAAAAGGATAATATGGATAAACTGCTCGACAATGTTGATTTTGGTGATGATTTCGCGGGCATTCGCAATCAGCTTATGATCGAGCTTTTTTATGCAACAGGCATTCGTTTGGCTGAGTTGGTTGGCTTAAAGCAACAAAATGTGGATATGTATAATTGCACCATAAAAGTGCTGGGTAAGCGAAACAAGGAACGTGTAATTCCTTTTGCCGATTCGTTAAAGCCTAGGATCAAAAAATACCTGGCTCAGAAAGCTAAAATCAATAATATTAATGAAGAGCACTTTTTTGTTACCGAAAAAGGCAACAAATTATATGAAAAGTTAGTATACAGGGTTGTAAATAATTACCTTAGTATGGTAACAACAATCGAAAAAAGAAGTCCGCATGTATTACGTCACACATTTGCCACACACATGTTAAACAACGGAGCCGATCTGAATGCCATTAAAGAATTACTCGGTCACTCCAGTCTTGCTGCGACACAGGTGTATACGCACAATACAGTCGAAAAGCTGAAGGCGGTTCACAAGCAGGCTCATCCTAAAGCATAA
- a CDS encoding PIN domain-containing protein encodes MTKIFADTDVCIDLLSGRKPFNVSAERLFSMADGGKIKIFVSSLSFANIDYVLRLQYSGLNSRNIIAKFKTLVTVLAVDSKKIDLAIASEFNDFEDAIQYYTSIESGIGIFVTRNVKDYKKAHIQVMTPETFLTKLV; translated from the coding sequence ATGACAAAAATATTTGCGGATACTGACGTATGTATTGATTTGCTTTCGGGTCGAAAGCCTTTTAATGTCAGTGCGGAAAGATTGTTTTCAATGGCTGATGGTGGAAAAATTAAGATTTTTGTTTCATCTCTTTCATTCGCTAATATCGATTACGTTCTTCGTTTACAATATTCTGGCTTAAATTCACGGAATATCATAGCAAAATTTAAGACACTTGTAACTGTTTTAGCGGTTGATTCAAAAAAAATTGATCTGGCAATAGCTTCCGAATTTAACGACTTTGAGGATGCTATACAATATTACACTTCAATAGAATCAGGTATTGGCATTTTTGTAACCCGAAATGTTAAGGACTACAAAAAGGCACATATCCAGGTAATGACACCGGAAACGTTTTTAACTAAACTTGTATAG
- a CDS encoding NAD(P)-dependent oxidoreductase, with translation MKILITGSNGLLGQKIVYALLKLNAGQKPVGNCIWPEVSDMTIIATSKGENRIIEKSGYIFESLDISDKKQVETILNKHRPDVVINTAAMTNVDACETQKEECWKANVIAVQNLVDVLSAYNLKPGTWNPQLIHLSTDFIFDGEAGPYKEDDKPNPLSYYALSKYESEKVIQASKIKWAILRTIIVYGIVDNMSRTNIVLWAKGALAKGEKINVVDDQFRAPTLAEDLAQGCILTALKGATGIYNVSGKDIMSILELVYAVADFWKLDKSIVNPIKSDTLNQAAKRPPRTGFILDKAIKELGYTPHSFKEGLAILDEQLKK, from the coding sequence ATGAAGATATTGATCACAGGCAGTAACGGTCTGCTCGGACAAAAGATAGTTTACGCACTATTAAAACTTAATGCCGGCCAGAAGCCTGTCGGCAATTGTATTTGGCCTGAAGTGAGCGATATGACTATCATTGCTACTTCAAAAGGTGAGAACAGAATAATTGAAAAGTCTGGCTATATTTTTGAATCCCTTGACATTAGTGATAAAAAGCAGGTCGAAACAATTCTCAATAAGCACAGGCCTGATGTGGTGATCAACACAGCCGCGATGACCAACGTTGATGCCTGCGAAACCCAAAAGGAAGAATGCTGGAAAGCCAATGTAATTGCTGTACAAAATTTAGTGGATGTACTTTCTGCCTATAACCTGAAACCTGGAACCTGGAACCCGCAACTCATTCACCTCTCCACCGATTTCATATTCGACGGTGAGGCCGGCCCTTATAAGGAAGATGATAAGCCCAATCCTCTCAGTTACTATGCTTTGTCTAAATATGAATCAGAAAAAGTAATTCAGGCCAGTAAAATAAAATGGGCTATCCTTCGTACGATTATAGTATATGGAATAGTTGATAATATGAGCCGTACAAATATTGTTTTGTGGGCAAAAGGAGCCTTAGCCAAAGGAGAAAAAATCAATGTGGTAGATGATCAGTTTCGTGCGCCTACACTCGCCGAAGACCTGGCACAGGGCTGCATACTTACCGCGTTGAAAGGTGCCACAGGCATTTATAATGTTTCTGGTAAGGATATTATGAGTATTCTCGAACTTGTCTACGCGGTGGCTGATTTCTGGAAACTCGATAAGTCAATTGTCAATCCGATAAAGTCCGACACTCTTAACCAGGCCGCCAAACGCCCTCCCCGTACAGGTTTTATTCTCGATAAGGCCATTAAGGAACTTGGCTATACCCCGCACTCTTTTAAAGAAGGACTTGCTATACTTGATGAACAATTGAAAAAATAG
- a CDS encoding amino acid permease — protein sequence MSTPELKRSLGFIDATMIVAGSMIGSGIFIVTSQMARDVGSSGYILLLWLITGFITIAAALSYGELAGMMPKAGGQYVYIQRAYNPLVSFLYGWTVFTVIQTGVIAAVAVAFAKYAAVFIPSLNTVLLQAGNFKITSAQVLAIASIVFLTFSNSRGVRNGKMVQLIFTSAKVLALFAIIILGLIIGSNTDVLSHNLHDMWNATKTTLGANGAITIEQIAGWTLVGALGATIINPLFSSDAWNNVTFIAGEIKDPQKNIPRSLFVGTLVVTIIYILANVAYLALLPLRGDPNAVDVVGNGIQFADNDRVGAAAAYVIFGQSATYIMAALIMVSTFGCNNGLILSGARLFYAMGNDGLFFKKAGQLNSKEVPGFALVLQCIWASALCLSGKYGDLLEYSTFASLIFYIVTIVGIFILRRKEPDADRPYKAWGYPVLPVLYIIITTLICVDLLIYKPNSAGLGLLIVLLGVPVYFINKKLKQN from the coding sequence ATGTCAACACCAGAACTCAAGCGCTCACTCGGATTTATTGATGCTACAATGATTGTGGCCGGCTCCATGATCGGGTCGGGCATTTTCATTGTTACATCTCAAATGGCCCGCGATGTAGGTAGTTCAGGATATATATTGTTGTTGTGGTTAATAACAGGGTTTATCACAATTGCTGCAGCTCTTAGTTATGGTGAGTTAGCAGGCATGATGCCTAAAGCTGGTGGTCAATATGTTTACATACAGCGTGCATATAACCCACTCGTTTCCTTTCTGTATGGCTGGACGGTTTTTACGGTTATTCAGACAGGTGTAATTGCTGCCGTAGCTGTTGCTTTCGCCAAATATGCTGCTGTTTTTATTCCTTCATTAAATACTGTTTTATTACAGGCAGGTAATTTTAAAATTACCTCAGCGCAGGTTCTTGCCATTGCAAGTATTGTGTTTTTAACATTTTCGAATAGCCGTGGTGTACGAAACGGTAAAATGGTACAACTTATATTCACTTCGGCAAAAGTATTGGCGTTATTTGCGATCATAATTTTAGGTCTTATCATTGGCTCAAATACGGATGTGTTATCACATAATCTGCACGATATGTGGAACGCAACGAAAACAACACTGGGGGCAAACGGAGCCATAACGATCGAACAAATAGCAGGCTGGACTTTAGTGGGCGCTTTGGGCGCTACAATTATCAACCCGCTTTTTTCGAGCGACGCATGGAACAACGTAACATTTATTGCAGGTGAAATTAAAGACCCTCAGAAAAACATTCCACGTAGTTTGTTTGTCGGAACACTTGTTGTTACCATAATTTACATTTTAGCCAATGTTGCTTATCTGGCCTTGTTGCCCCTCCGGGGCGATCCAAATGCAGTCGATGTTGTAGGCAATGGTATTCAGTTTGCGGATAATGACAGGGTAGGTGCTGCTGCAGCCTATGTGATATTCGGTCAATCGGCCACGTACATTATGGCGGCATTAATTATGGTATCAACCTTTGGATGTAACAATGGCCTCATCCTTTCAGGTGCACGTTTGTTTTACGCTATGGGCAATGATGGTCTCTTTTTTAAGAAGGCAGGACAGCTTAATAGTAAGGAAGTTCCCGGCTTTGCATTGGTTCTTCAATGTATCTGGGCATCCGCTCTTTGCTTGTCGGGTAAGTACGGTGATCTGTTGGAGTATTCTACTTTTGCATCATTGATATTTTATATTGTAACAATTGTGGGGATATTTATTTTAAGAAGAAAGGAGCCGGATGCGGATCGTCCTTATAAAGCCTGGGGATATCCGGTTCTACCGGTGTTATATATAATCATAACAACGCTTATCTGTGTCGACCTGCTTATATACAAGCCAAACAGCGCGGGTTTAGGATTATTAATTGTGTTACTGGGTGTGCCGGTTTATTTCATAAATAAAAAATTAAAACAAAATTAA
- a CDS encoding T9SS type A sorting domain-containing protein encodes MKKTTTFFTFLITIAAFGQTTFQSRFGRGSSYYPAVILTHDGNFLIAGGSLNHQNGTVYATLKKIDTKGDVLWSNTYVDYYHATSLEQINDSEYIFACHGFSSGASFMKVDSVGYPINYKTYYNIQDYFTQEAICSKPTADGGFVVAGNSQHFTSLNTKPYLIKTNSYGDTLWSRAYGGASYDYFGALEVTSDGSYVITGWTANFGGGGGVYLTKIDSLGDVIWSKVYGGPSMDRGFSIHQNFDKGYIIGGFTDNYGAGDSDAFLLRTDSMGQVIWAKAYGNSGYDKVNSVCQTSDSGFVFTGVISDDDHNWNAYLVKVNSMGDTIWTKSYGGKNTALPIGTCVRQTNDLGYIIAGPAQDSIGGIYIIKTDSKGNSSCGDHPIPTIVTTAPISARNTFPSALGLPSGTFGTYPSNILTKDTAITICYVSGISEGRDSDAIVIFPNPTSDIINISVHKNIFNGTMNVFNDIGEKVYSQAFNGRKELINYKLKQGIYFMQLTNGNETWTQKIIIVQ; translated from the coding sequence TTGAAAAAAACAACTACTTTTTTTACTTTTCTAATTACAATCGCTGCTTTCGGTCAGACGACTTTTCAAAGCCGGTTTGGAAGAGGATCAAGTTATTACCCGGCTGTAATACTCACGCATGATGGCAATTTTCTTATTGCCGGCGGCAGTCTTAATCACCAGAATGGTACTGTATATGCAACTTTAAAAAAAATAGATACTAAAGGAGATGTATTGTGGTCAAATACTTATGTTGATTATTACCATGCAACTTCGCTCGAGCAAATAAATGACTCAGAGTATATTTTTGCATGTCATGGATTTTCAAGTGGAGCGTCTTTTATGAAAGTTGATTCTGTAGGTTATCCTATAAATTATAAAACATATTATAATATTCAGGATTATTTTACTCAGGAGGCTATATGTAGTAAGCCGACAGCTGACGGTGGGTTTGTAGTTGCCGGCAATTCGCAGCATTTTACATCTTTAAACACCAAACCATACTTAATCAAAACTAACTCATATGGTGATACTTTATGGTCACGTGCGTATGGTGGAGCAAGCTATGATTATTTTGGCGCACTTGAAGTAACCAGTGATGGTAGTTATGTTATTACCGGATGGACGGCAAATTTTGGAGGCGGGGGTGGGGTATATCTTACCAAAATTGATTCTTTGGGAGATGTAATCTGGAGTAAGGTTTATGGAGGGCCATCAATGGATAGAGGATTCTCAATCCATCAAAATTTCGACAAAGGTTATATAATAGGTGGATTTACTGATAATTATGGCGCCGGCGATTCAGATGCTTTTTTGCTCAGGACAGATTCGATGGGTCAGGTAATTTGGGCTAAAGCTTATGGAAATTCCGGATACGATAAAGTTAATTCCGTTTGTCAAACTTCTGATAGTGGATTTGTTTTTACCGGAGTCATATCTGATGATGATCATAACTGGAATGCATATCTTGTTAAAGTTAATTCAATGGGTGATACTATTTGGACAAAGTCTTATGGCGGTAAAAACACTGCTTTGCCAATTGGAACATGCGTCCGACAAACAAATGACCTAGGATATATAATTGCAGGACCTGCCCAAGACTCGATTGGGGGAATATATATTATAAAAACTGATTCTAAAGGCAATTCAAGTTGCGGTGATCACCCAATCCCAACCATTGTAACAACTGCACCTATTTCTGCGCGTAACACATTTCCTTCTGCTTTGGGGCTTCCTTCAGGAACATTTGGAACTTACCCTTCTAATATTCTTACAAAAGATACTGCTATAACAATCTGTTATGTGTCAGGTATAAGCGAAGGCAGGGATTCGGATGCCATTGTCATTTTCCCAAATCCCACATCCGACATCATTAATATTTCTGTGCATAAAAATATATTTAATGGTACAATGAATGTTTTTAATGATATCGGAGAGAAAGTTTATTCACAAGCTTTCAACGGGAGAAAGGAATTAATAAATTATAAACTCAAACAAGGAATTTATTTTATGCAATTAACAAATGGTAATGAAACATGGACTCAAAAAATTATAATAGTCCAATAG
- a CDS encoding adenine phosphoribosyltransferase, with product MYRCPSPFGESAGKADEVQSQLKSVIRDVRDFPKPGILFRDITPVFQNVQLCNSIVDEFIVRLNGQKIDAVVGVESRGFLFGIMLANRLNIPLVLVRKKGKLPYKSVSYEYNLEYGTAEMELQVDDIKSGWNVLIHDDVLATGGTADATARLIKSQKGNVMGFAFLLELKFLNGQQMINQHSRNIISLVEY from the coding sequence ATTTACCGCTGTCCTTCTCCATTTGGAGAAAGTGCCGGAAAGGCGGATGAGGTACAATCACAACTTAAATCAGTTATCCGCGATGTTCGCGATTTCCCAAAGCCGGGAATATTATTCAGAGATATAACACCGGTTTTTCAAAACGTACAACTCTGCAATTCTATCGTTGATGAATTTATTGTACGTCTCAATGGTCAGAAAATTGATGCGGTTGTTGGCGTTGAAAGTCGTGGTTTTTTGTTTGGAATTATGCTGGCTAACCGGTTGAATATTCCATTGGTTCTTGTCCGGAAAAAGGGAAAATTGCCATATAAGTCGGTCAGCTATGAATACAATCTGGAGTATGGAACAGCCGAAATGGAACTGCAGGTTGATGATATTAAGTCCGGCTGGAATGTTTTGATACACGATGATGTTCTTGCAACAGGTGGAACTGCAGATGCCACCGCCCGTTTGATTAAAAGTCAAAAAGGCAATGTAATGGGTTTCGCTTTTCTTTTGGAATTAAAATTTTTAAACGGACAGCAAATGATAAACCAACATTCACGAAATATTATTAGTTTAGTGGAGTATTAA
- a CDS encoding 30S ribosomal protein S21 codes for MLIVQVKEGESIEKALKKFKKKFEKTGVVKELRERQKFTKPSVVRREEIIHARYKQKLQAGEDAE; via the coding sequence ATGCTAATAGTACAAGTAAAAGAAGGCGAATCGATTGAAAAAGCCCTGAAAAAATTCAAGAAAAAATTTGAAAAAACAGGTGTTGTAAAAGAATTACGTGAACGTCAAAAATTCACCAAACCTTCTGTTGTAAGGCGCGAAGAGATCATCCACGCACGATACAAGCAAAAACTGCAAGCCGGCGAAGACGCTGAGTAA
- a CDS encoding helix-hairpin-helix domain-containing protein produces the protein MKNFLRQYFTFNNRERNGIIVLLSIIVLLIVSIQLVPFLVKPPPIDFNYVQGQIKQLQNVHAGDTSEPQLALSSLEMDGAVVSEKKEQLFNFNPNTVTPDELKQLGFSSRLIHTILNYRNKGGHFYKKEDLKKIYGLKENLYQKLELYIILDSAKQTSPLLVERSPGGEAELNTADSISLVKLRGVGPSFAHRIISYRKKLGGFYKMEQLREVYGLDSSMYALVSQQLELNPQQLARININTANVDQLKKHPYIKSNIANLIVNYRDQHEAYENVDDIKKLRLVTDELYLKLAPYLTTK, from the coding sequence ATGAAAAATTTCCTCAGACAATATTTCACCTTCAATAACCGTGAGCGAAACGGCATCATTGTCCTTTTATCCATTATCGTTTTGCTTATCGTTTCAATTCAATTAGTTCCATTTCTGGTAAAACCTCCTCCGATAGATTTTAATTACGTGCAAGGACAAATTAAACAATTGCAGAATGTTCATGCGGGTGACACCTCAGAGCCTCAACTTGCGCTCTCATCTCTGGAAATGGATGGTGCTGTCGTTTCCGAAAAGAAAGAACAACTGTTTAATTTTAACCCTAACACTGTAACTCCGGATGAGTTAAAGCAATTGGGTTTCTCATCCCGACTTATTCATACAATACTCAACTACCGGAATAAAGGCGGTCATTTTTACAAAAAGGAAGATCTGAAAAAAATATATGGTTTAAAGGAAAACCTCTATCAAAAACTTGAATTGTACATCATTTTAGATAGCGCAAAACAAACTTCTCCTCTGCTGGTGGAGAGGAGCCCGGGAGGTGAAGCGGAATTAAATACGGCCGACTCAATATCTCTTGTAAAACTCAGAGGCGTTGGTCCGTCATTTGCCCATCGCATAATAAGTTATCGGAAAAAGCTGGGTGGTTTTTACAAAATGGAACAGTTGAGAGAAGTATATGGTTTGGATTCATCCATGTATGCTCTCGTTTCACAGCAGTTGGAACTCAATCCCCAACAGTTAGCCAGGATAAACATCAATACGGCAAATGTTGATCAGTTAAAGAAGCATCCTTATATTAAATCCAACATCGCAAACCTTATTGTTAATTACCGTGATCAACACGAGGCCTATGAAAATGTTGACGATATTAAAAAGCTACGTTTGGTAACCGATGAACTTTATCTTAAACTTGCACCTTATTTAACAACAAAGTAA
- a CDS encoding amino acid permease — translation MSLRRKKSLDHLMSEASDSESGLKRTLGAWSLVALGIGAIIGAGLFVRTAAAAGEHAGNAVTYSFIIAAIGCAFAGLCYAEFASMIPIAGSAYTYAYATMGELVAWVIGWALILEYALGAATVSIAWSEYFNNLLGGAIPFRWCHSPFEVSPEGMHGFVNLPALFIILMLTFLLIKGTQESAIVNGVIVFVKVAIVLLFITIGWKFINPSHYTPYIIPPDAPPVDLGNGKVYDYSPTFNHGWMGILRGAAIVFFAFIGFDAVSTAAQEAKNPKRDMPIGILGSLAICTLLYVLFSHVLTGVAPFTDFVKSGKEASVSYAIKNYMPGYNWLATLISVAILAGFSSVMLVMLMGQSRVFYSMSKDGLLPKVFSDLHPRFRTPWKSNLILFLFVGFFGGFIPGSVAGDLTSIGTLFAFVLVCIGIMIMRRSDPDRPRPFKTPLVPLVPILGVLVCSSMIVSLDQMTLLTAVVWMVAGLFIFFMYSRHNSKLKHPHSK, via the coding sequence ATGTCTCTCAGACGAAAAAAATCACTCGATCATTTAATGTCCGAAGCTTCGGACTCCGAATCAGGTCTTAAGCGAACATTAGGTGCTTGGAGTCTCGTAGCGCTTGGTATAGGAGCTATTATTGGTGCCGGCCTTTTTGTAAGGACCGCTGCTGCTGCAGGAGAGCATGCGGGTAACGCGGTAACGTATTCATTTATTATTGCAGCCATTGGCTGTGCCTTTGCAGGTCTTTGCTATGCCGAGTTTGCATCCATGATCCCGATCGCGGGGAGTGCTTATACTTACGCTTATGCAACAATGGGCGAACTGGTTGCCTGGGTGATCGGTTGGGCCCTGATCCTTGAATATGCACTTGGTGCGGCAACTGTATCAATTGCGTGGAGCGAATATTTTAATAATCTGTTGGGAGGAGCCATTCCTTTTCGATGGTGCCATTCCCCGTTTGAAGTCTCTCCTGAGGGTATGCATGGTTTTGTGAATTTGCCGGCCTTGTTTATTATTTTGATGTTAACATTTCTTCTTATAAAAGGAACGCAGGAATCAGCGATCGTTAACGGGGTCATTGTATTTGTTAAAGTGGCGATCGTACTTTTATTCATCACTATTGGTTGGAAATTCATCAATCCCTCTCATTATACCCCTTATATTATTCCACCCGATGCACCTCCTGTAGACCTTGGCAATGGAAAGGTATATGACTACTCACCAACTTTCAATCATGGTTGGATGGGAATTCTGAGAGGTGCGGCAATTGTGTTCTTTGCTTTCATTGGTTTTGATGCGGTTTCAACAGCTGCACAGGAAGCGAAGAATCCGAAGCGTGATATGCCTATTGGTATTTTGGGTTCTTTGGCCATATGTACCTTGCTTTATGTTTTGTTTTCACATGTTCTCACAGGTGTTGCCCCATTTACCGATTTTGTAAAGTCAGGTAAAGAGGCCTCCGTTTCTTACGCGATAAAAAATTACATGCCAGGTTATAATTGGCTGGCAACGCTTATATCTGTTGCTATTCTTGCGGGATTTTCTTCCGTTATGCTCGTCATGCTAATGGGGCAATCACGTGTTTTTTATTCAATGTCGAAGGATGGTCTCTTGCCCAAAGTTTTTTCTGACCTGCACCCCAGGTTCAGAACACCATGGAAATCCAATTTGATTTTATTCCTTTTTGTAGGTTTCTTTGGAGGCTTTATTCCGGGTAGTGTGGCCGGCGATTTGACCTCGATAGGAACATTATTTGCATTTGTACTCGTATGTATAGGTATCATGATCATGCGCAGGTCGGATCCTGACCGCCCACGGCCATTTAAAACGCCGCTGGTTCCTCTGGTTCCGATACTTGGTGTACTTGTTTGTTCTTCAATGATAGTGTCTCTCGATCAGATGACACTTTTAACGGCAGTTGTTTGGATGGTGGCCGGGCTTTTTATATTTTTCATGTATAGCCGGCATAATAGTAAGTTAAAGCATCCACACTCAAAATAA
- a CDS encoding acyl-CoA dehydrogenase family protein, producing the protein MDFSQNENQRMIADMIRKFGEEHIKPKLMEWDEAQIFPVEVFKKLGELGLMGVLVPTEYGGSGFTYTEYVTAIVELSKICGSIGLSMAAHNSLCTGHILSCASEEQKRKYLPKLATAEWIGAWGLTEVGTGSDSGNMSTTAVKDGDHYVLNGSKNFITHGKSCNVAVVIARTGEKGDSHGMTAFIIEKGTAGFSSGRKENKLGMRASETTELIFQNCRVHKSQVIGEVGDGFIQSMKVLDGGRISIASLSVGIAKGAFEAAVKYSKEREQFGKPISEFQAIAFKLADMATQIEAAELLTYRAADLKNRHKKVSKESAFAKYYASEVAVKVSTEAVQIFGGYGYTKDFPVEKYYRDSKLCTIGEGTSEIQKLVISREILK; encoded by the coding sequence ATTGATTTCAGTCAGAACGAAAATCAGCGTATGATAGCTGATATGATTCGCAAATTTGGAGAAGAACATATCAAACCAAAGCTGATGGAGTGGGATGAAGCGCAGATCTTTCCTGTTGAAGTATTCAAAAAGTTAGGAGAATTGGGGTTGATGGGAGTACTTGTACCCACAGAGTATGGCGGGTCGGGTTTTACTTATACCGAGTACGTAACTGCAATAGTAGAGTTGTCAAAAATATGCGGTTCTATTGGCTTGTCAATGGCGGCGCACAATTCGCTTTGTACCGGACATATCTTATCATGTGCGAGCGAAGAACAAAAAAGAAAATATTTACCAAAGCTTGCCACCGCCGAGTGGATCGGGGCATGGGGCCTTACCGAAGTAGGTACCGGTTCTGATTCAGGTAATATGTCAACCACAGCGGTTAAGGATGGCGATCATTATGTTCTCAATGGCTCTAAAAATTTTATCACACATGGCAAGTCCTGTAATGTAGCTGTTGTAATTGCAAGAACCGGCGAAAAAGGAGATTCTCACGGAATGACCGCTTTCATTATCGAAAAGGGTACAGCAGGCTTCTCCTCTGGCCGTAAAGAAAATAAATTAGGCATGCGTGCTTCTGAAACTACGGAGTTAATTTTTCAAAATTGCAGGGTACATAAAAGCCAGGTTATAGGTGAAGTTGGGGATGGTTTTATTCAATCCATGAAAGTGTTGGATGGCGGGCGCATCTCTATCGCGTCATTATCTGTTGGTATTGCAAAGGGAGCATTTGAGGCCGCAGTGAAATATTCCAAAGAGCGTGAACAATTTGGTAAACCCATTTCAGAGTTTCAGGCCATCGCTTTCAAGCTTGCCGATATGGCTACACAAATTGAAGCTGCTGAGTTGCTCACTTACCGGGCTGCAGACCTTAAGAATAGACATAAAAAGGTGAGTAAGGAAAGCGCTTTTGCGAAATATTATGCATCAGAAGTAGCAGTAAAAGTATCGACCGAAGCGGTTCAGATATTCGGTGGTTACGGTTACACCAAAGATTTTCCGGTCGAAAAATATTACCGTGATTCAAAGCTTTGTACCATAGGCGAAGGAACCTCTGAGATCCAAAAACTCGTTATTTCAAGAGAAATATTAAAATAA